In a genomic window of Streptomyces sp. SJL17-4:
- a CDS encoding DUF202 domain-containing protein — protein sequence MSDFVQSLRLWFAPQRIREEGETPDYRFSLANERTFLAWIRTALALVGGGFAVDQFLPDLRWGVRVGLALALLAAGVLCALRAVNHWVRCERAMRRGEDLPGSRFPAVLSLVVAVVAVAMVVVVLFGWAGR from the coding sequence GTGAGCGATTTCGTACAGAGCCTGCGGCTGTGGTTCGCACCGCAGCGGATCCGGGAAGAGGGAGAGACCCCCGACTACCGGTTCTCCCTCGCGAACGAGCGGACCTTCCTGGCCTGGATCCGGACCGCGCTCGCCCTGGTCGGTGGCGGTTTCGCCGTCGACCAGTTCCTGCCGGACCTGCGCTGGGGCGTGCGGGTCGGGCTCGCGCTCGCGCTGCTCGCGGCCGGGGTGCTCTGCGCGCTGCGGGCGGTGAACCACTGGGTGCGCTGCGAGCGGGCCATGCGGCGGGGCGAGGATCTGCCGGGATCCCGCTTCCCGGCGGTGCTGAGCCTGGTCGTGGCGGTGGTGGCGGTCGCGATGGTGGTGGTCGTGCTCTTCGGCTGGGCGGGGCGGTGA
- a CDS encoding glucose 1-dehydrogenase, translating into MKDLTGRTVLITGGARGLGAEAARQAVAAGANVVVTDVLDEEGKATAEALGERARFFHHDVTSEEEWAAAVAYAVAEFGGLHGLVNNAGISTGALLETESVEHFRKVLDINLTGVFIGMKAAIPAMREAGGGSVVNISSAAGLMGLALTAGYGASKWGVRGLTKIGAVELGTAGIRVNSVHPGMTYTPMTASVGIERGEGKYPNTPMGRVGEADEIAGAVVFLLSDAASYVTGAELAVDGGWTTGPTVKYVMGQ; encoded by the coding sequence ATGAAAGACCTCACCGGCAGGACCGTCCTCATCACCGGCGGCGCGCGCGGCCTGGGCGCCGAGGCCGCCCGGCAGGCGGTGGCGGCGGGCGCGAACGTCGTCGTCACCGACGTGCTCGACGAGGAGGGGAAGGCGACGGCCGAGGCGCTCGGCGAGCGGGCACGGTTCTTCCACCACGACGTGACCTCGGAGGAGGAGTGGGCGGCGGCCGTGGCGTACGCGGTGGCGGAGTTCGGCGGGCTGCACGGTCTGGTGAACAACGCGGGCATCTCCACCGGCGCGCTCCTGGAGACCGAGTCCGTCGAGCACTTCCGCAAGGTCCTCGACATCAACCTGACCGGTGTCTTCATCGGCATGAAGGCCGCGATACCGGCGATGCGGGAGGCCGGCGGCGGCTCCGTCGTCAACATCTCCTCGGCCGCGGGCCTGATGGGCCTGGCCCTGACCGCCGGGTACGGCGCCTCCAAGTGGGGTGTGCGCGGTCTGACGAAGATCGGCGCGGTGGAGCTCGGCACCGCGGGGATCCGCGTCAACTCGGTGCACCCGGGCATGACGTACACGCCGATGACGGCCTCCGTCGGCATCGAGCGCGGCGAGGGCAAGTACCCGAACACGCCGATGGGCCGGGTCGGCGAGGCCGACGAGATCGCCGGCGCGGTCGTCTTCCTGCTGTCGGACGCCGCCTCGTACGTGACGGGCGCGGAGCTGGCGGTCGACGGCGGCTGGACCACCGGGCCGACGGTCAAGTACGTCATGGGGCAGTGA
- a CDS encoding NUDIX domain-containing protein, whose protein sequence is MSSAEEILDVVDEQDRVIGQAPRGEVYARGLIHRCVFIRVRDAEGRIFVHRRTPVKLVFPSMYDMFVGGVVGAGESYDEAALREAEEELGVRGLPRPEHVMTFLYDSAGVAGKWWSAVYEVRCELPVDPQVEEVAWHGFLTDEELAARIGDWEWVPDGLAAYELLRERGA, encoded by the coding sequence ATGAGTTCAGCTGAAGAGATCCTCGATGTCGTCGACGAGCAGGACCGGGTGATCGGGCAGGCCCCGCGCGGTGAGGTGTACGCGCGGGGCCTGATCCATCGCTGCGTCTTCATCCGGGTCCGGGACGCCGAGGGGCGGATCTTCGTGCACCGCAGGACGCCGGTCAAGCTGGTCTTCCCGTCGATGTACGACATGTTCGTCGGCGGGGTCGTCGGCGCGGGCGAGTCCTACGACGAGGCCGCGCTCCGTGAGGCCGAGGAGGAGCTCGGGGTACGGGGCCTCCCCCGGCCCGAGCACGTCATGACCTTCTTGTACGACTCCGCGGGCGTGGCCGGCAAGTGGTGGTCGGCGGTCTACGAGGTGCGGTGCGAACTGCCGGTGGACCCGCAGGTGGAGGAGGTCGCCTGGCACGGGTTCCTCACCGACGAGGAGCTGGCCGCGCGGATCGGTGACTGGGAGTGGGTGCCGGACGGCCTCGCCGCGTACGAGCTGCTGCGGGAGCGCGGGGCCTGA
- a CDS encoding DUF202 domain-containing protein, which yields MTEAASGIDARDPGLQPERTRLAWRRTTLSCTVVAVLAVKLAVSDEITAVGITGLALSALVWIGFLAVAHRRIRSLSPARPEPLSHRGALLAAFCTIALAVFGAGMIW from the coding sequence GTGACGGAGGCCGCCTCCGGGATCGACGCGCGCGATCCCGGGCTCCAGCCGGAGCGGACCCGGCTCGCGTGGCGGCGTACGACCCTGTCGTGCACGGTGGTGGCGGTCCTCGCCGTCAAGCTGGCCGTGAGCGACGAGATCACCGCCGTGGGCATCACCGGGCTCGCGCTGTCGGCGCTCGTGTGGATCGGGTTCCTGGCCGTCGCGCACCGCCGGATCCGCTCCCTGAGCCCGGCCAGGCCGGAGCCCCTCTCCCACCGGGGCGCACTGCTCGCGGCCTTCTGCACGATCGCGCTCGCCGTCTTCGGGGCGGGGATGATCTGGTGA